A genomic region of Chryseobacterium sp. KACC 21268 contains the following coding sequences:
- a CDS encoding thiamine pyrophosphate-dependent enzyme — protein sequence MSKNIADQFVEILVKTGVKRLYAVTGDSLNFLNDAIKREGSIKWIHVRHEEVGAFAAAAEAELEGLAVCAGSSGPGHVHLINGLYEANRANVPVLAIASTCESSEFGTSYFQETNTIKLFDDCSVYNQIATTPEQAPRMLQAALQHAISQKGVAVLGMPGDLFEADSVKNISSDSIFKTNPRMIPSEEETNWIADHLNSGKKVAIYCGIGASDAHTEVIALAEKLKAPIGYSFRGKMGIQYDNPYEVGMTGLLGLPSAFKAMHEADVILLLGTDFPYVKFMPVDKVIIQIDDKPERLGRRAQLTRGFAGKIKDSLVSLLPLIKINDDREFLEKQLEFYEKVKNNLQSYVEDKGKENHISPEFVAETLNIKANQDTIFTVDTGMCCVWGARYINATGERKLLGSFNHGTMANAMPMAIGAQLSNPGKQVIALCGDGGLSMLLGDIATIKQYNLPIKIIVFNNRSLGMVKLEMEVNGIPDNETDMINPDFGLLAQAFGIKGINVTNPEKVEEAIDDALQTKGPVLVNVFTDPNALAMPPKVGWDQMKGMGIAMTKMMLDGNFKEVADTISSNYRHIKEVL from the coding sequence ATGTCTAAAAATATCGCTGATCAATTCGTCGAAATCCTAGTTAAAACGGGAGTTAAACGCTTATATGCTGTCACTGGTGACAGCCTTAATTTTTTAAATGACGCCATAAAACGTGAAGGTTCCATCAAATGGATCCACGTAAGACACGAGGAAGTTGGAGCCTTTGCTGCTGCTGCCGAAGCTGAATTGGAAGGTCTTGCGGTTTGTGCAGGAAGTTCTGGTCCAGGTCACGTTCATCTGATCAACGGGCTTTACGAAGCTAATCGTGCAAATGTTCCTGTTTTAGCGATTGCGTCAACTTGTGAAAGTTCAGAGTTCGGGACTTCTTATTTTCAGGAAACGAATACGATTAAATTGTTTGATGACTGTTCGGTTTACAATCAGATTGCAACAACGCCCGAACAGGCTCCAAGAATGTTACAAGCTGCGTTGCAACACGCGATTTCGCAAAAAGGCGTGGCAGTCTTAGGAATGCCCGGCGATCTTTTTGAAGCCGATTCTGTGAAAAACATCAGCTCAGATTCAATCTTTAAAACAAATCCTAGAATGATTCCTTCAGAAGAAGAAACCAATTGGATTGCTGACCATCTTAATTCGGGGAAAAAAGTAGCAATCTATTGTGGAATTGGTGCTTCAGATGCTCATACAGAAGTAATTGCGTTGGCAGAAAAACTGAAGGCGCCAATTGGATATTCGTTCCGTGGAAAAATGGGAATCCAGTATGATAATCCTTACGAAGTGGGAATGACCGGACTTCTGGGTTTGCCTTCCGCTTTCAAAGCGATGCACGAGGCTGATGTGATTTTATTACTCGGGACGGATTTTCCTTATGTGAAATTTATGCCAGTTGATAAAGTCATCATTCAGATTGATGACAAGCCGGAACGTTTGGGAAGACGTGCGCAATTGACGAGAGGATTTGCAGGAAAAATCAAAGATTCATTAGTAAGTCTTTTACCATTAATAAAAATTAATGACGACAGAGAATTTCTAGAGAAACAATTAGAATTTTATGAAAAAGTCAAAAATAATTTACAGTCTTACGTCGAAGACAAAGGAAAAGAAAATCACATCTCTCCGGAATTTGTTGCAGAAACATTAAATATTAAAGCTAATCAAGACACCATATTCACGGTCGATACAGGAATGTGTTGTGTTTGGGGTGCAAGATACATCAATGCAACTGGCGAGAGAAAACTACTGGGATCTTTCAATCACGGAACCATGGCGAACGCGATGCCAATGGCCATAGGAGCACAATTATCCAATCCAGGCAAACAAGTGATCGCACTTTGCGGTGATGGTGGACTTTCTATGTTGTTGGGCGATATCGCAACTATTAAACAATACAATCTTCCAATCAAAATCATCGTTTTCAACAACAGATCTTTGGGAATGGTAAAACTGGAAATGGAAGTGAACGGCATTCCGGATAACGAAACCGATATGATCAATCCAGATTTCGGATTGTTGGCTCAGGCTTTTGGAATCAAAGGAATCAATGTTACCAATCCGGAAAAAGTGGAAGAAGCGATTGATGATGCTTTACAAACAAAAGGCCCAGTTTTGGTCAATGTTTTTACAGATCCAAATGCACTGGCAATGCCACCGAAAGTTGGCTGGGATCAGATGAAAGGAATGGGAATCGCGATGACGAAGATGATGCTGGATGGAAATTTCAAAGAAGTCGCAGATACGATTTCCAGCAATTACAGACACATTAAAGAAGTCCTTTAA